The Cohnella abietis genome has a segment encoding these proteins:
- a CDS encoding ABC transporter substrate-binding protein, which translates to MKKWYSKLSLVMLTAVLMAGVLAACGSNSEKNSENSPSASGSPSKAPSGKKEKLVYYGFSEWVTDPNYAPVFEELKNKFESENPGFEVEFQSDPWGTWETKYKVMFASGNEPDVFIVNNPDFPTFANAGYLLDLDASLGADSFTDFFPGILDMYKWNGKNMALPYTTDARVLWYNKEIFKQAGLDPEKPPATWSELKEYALQISKATNGKVAGFGMDLGLQAFPAESLFTASNGSIIQVDGSGNITPTVNTAEFKDYLQLLTDMKPAYEADYSTLDHHKVGTLFAQQKVAMVIAGTWVTDQNEDLKNATFYGQALVPKFNESAPNGSFGGGFGIGVSAKSKHSKEAVKLAQMLTSVDFNARTMSDVPANNSSLAVSKFATDPAYKIFMDQIKFARQSQPKTLFYKEIDSAVYDSVSKVIINGLSIEDGIKDLENKMNKVISEK; encoded by the coding sequence GTGAAAAAATGGTATAGCAAGCTATCGCTCGTCATGTTGACTGCTGTATTAATGGCAGGAGTACTTGCAGCCTGTGGAAGTAATTCCGAAAAGAACAGCGAAAATTCACCGTCAGCTTCAGGCTCACCGAGCAAAGCGCCATCGGGTAAAAAAGAGAAGCTGGTCTATTACGGATTTTCCGAGTGGGTCACAGATCCGAATTACGCACCTGTATTCGAGGAATTGAAAAATAAGTTCGAAAGCGAAAATCCCGGCTTTGAGGTTGAATTCCAAAGCGATCCATGGGGCACATGGGAAACGAAGTACAAAGTCATGTTCGCGAGCGGCAATGAGCCTGACGTATTTATCGTGAATAACCCTGATTTCCCTACTTTTGCAAATGCCGGATATTTACTTGATCTAGATGCTTCATTGGGTGCAGATTCTTTCACGGACTTTTTCCCCGGCATTCTAGACATGTACAAGTGGAACGGAAAAAATATGGCGCTCCCTTATACGACTGATGCACGGGTGCTCTGGTATAACAAGGAAATTTTCAAGCAAGCAGGTCTTGATCCAGAGAAACCACCAGCGACTTGGAGCGAGCTGAAGGAATATGCACTGCAAATCTCAAAAGCTACGAATGGTAAAGTAGCAGGATTCGGTATGGATCTTGGCTTACAGGCTTTCCCGGCAGAGAGCTTATTCACAGCTAGTAACGGCTCGATTATTCAAGTGGACGGCAGCGGCAATATTACTCCGACAGTTAATACAGCTGAATTTAAGGACTACTTGCAGTTACTTACAGATATGAAGCCAGCCTACGAGGCCGACTACTCAACGTTGGATCACCATAAGGTAGGTACTTTGTTTGCTCAACAAAAAGTAGCTATGGTTATTGCGGGTACATGGGTAACGGATCAGAACGAAGATTTGAAAAATGCGACTTTCTACGGCCAAGCTCTCGTTCCGAAATTTAATGAAAGCGCACCGAACGGTTCTTTTGGCGGCGGCTTCGGAATCGGTGTATCTGCCAAGAGCAAGCATTCTAAAGAAGCTGTTAAGCTAGCTCAGATGCTAACATCCGTTGACTTCAATGCACGTACGATGAGCGATGTGCCAGCTAATAATTCATCGTTAGCTGTATCTAAATTCGCTACTGATCCTGCATACAAGATTTTCATGGATCAAATCAAGTTTGCAAGGCAATCGCAGCCTAAAACGTTGTTCTACAAAGAGATCGACTCTGCGGTGTATGATTCAGTATCGAAAGTCATCATCAACGGACTCTCTATAGAAGATGGTATTAAAGATTTGGAAAACAAAATGAATAAGGTTATTTCTGAAAAGTAA
- a CDS encoding carbohydrate ABC transporter permease, whose product MIRKRLFRKTVPYLYLMPSLLIIVSLLAYPLVYNLYVSLHRWRLSRPDKPFIGLDNFKSVLTDDVFMGVMGTTILWTVIGVALQMTIGMLSALYVDERRRSKGVLRSLLLLPWVLPGVVTALMWSWMLQSDMGIVNVILQFFHLTDHDISWLGSDMALWTLILVNTWKAFPFWFLMLLAGLQDIPNDQIEAAKIDGARWFNVVRYIKIPHLMPMIGATGVITTIWTLNYFDLIWVTTKGGPVDATSTLPIYTYRLAFEFFDFGKSSAMALISLVLIGVICSPYMRAMLKSIRE is encoded by the coding sequence ATGATTCGAAAACGGCTTTTTCGAAAAACCGTTCCTTACTTGTACCTAATGCCATCTCTACTTATCATTGTAAGCTTATTAGCGTATCCATTGGTCTACAATTTGTATGTAAGTCTTCATCGTTGGCGACTAAGTCGACCTGATAAGCCCTTCATTGGTTTGGATAATTTCAAATCAGTGCTGACGGATGATGTATTCATGGGCGTTATGGGGACGACTATCCTCTGGACCGTTATCGGTGTTGCCTTGCAAATGACGATAGGAATGCTCAGTGCACTTTATGTAGATGAGAGACGCAGAAGCAAGGGTGTTCTAAGATCATTACTGCTACTGCCTTGGGTACTTCCAGGAGTTGTTACGGCTCTAATGTGGAGTTGGATGCTGCAGTCCGATATGGGGATTGTGAATGTCATTCTCCAATTTTTCCATCTAACGGATCATGACATTTCATGGCTCGGTTCAGATATGGCATTGTGGACCTTAATTCTTGTGAACACATGGAAGGCATTTCCGTTCTGGTTTCTGATGCTGCTGGCTGGATTGCAGGATATTCCGAATGATCAGATAGAAGCGGCCAAAATAGACGGTGCCAGATGGTTTAATGTGGTGAGATACATTAAGATTCCTCATCTCATGCCGATGATTGGCGCAACTGGGGTCATTACGACAATATGGACGCTCAATTATTTCGACTTGATCTGGGTGACAACCAAGGGTGGACCGGTGGATGCGACATCTACCTTGCCTATTTATACTTACCGACTTGCATTTGAATTTTTTGACTTTGGCAAATCATCCGCGATGGCTCTTATCAGCCTTGTACTAATTGGTGTGATTTGTTCGCCGTATATGCGTGCGATGCTAAAGTCGATAAGGGAGTGA